GAGCGAGCTCCTGGAAACATCTTTCAGCAAGAGAGATGTTGAAGAAACCCTTGCACTAGTTGTGGAAGTGGAAGAGATGGAACATCAGGTCGATGTTGTGGAAAAGGAACTTATGAAGAAGGTCTTCATGGAAGAAGAGTCACTTGGAGGGGCAGGTGTCTACCATCTATCGCGGCTCATAACAGAAATTGGTAATATCGCCGACAAGTCAGAGCATGCTGCAGATCGGCTCAGGACTATGGTAATGAGAAGGTAAGCCTTCTCAAACCTTTTTTTATCTGTGCAGATTTCCGTCCTCATTCAGCTTTTTTAATAACTCGATTACAGAATATGATGCACGTGTGATACCCATACTGCGTCTGTCAGTATCGGTGCCGGCAACATAGAGATTTTTAACAGGTGTCCTGATATCCGCAAAGTATCCGTCAATGGTAACAGCCGCTTTTTCAGGAACAGTGATCTGTTCGTGTTTCATCTCAACGTGCTCCTCTACGGCAGGTATGGCCCGGTATATGGTCTCATATGCCTTTTTGATCTCGGAAGCCTCGCTCTTTCCGTCATTGATTATAAAACTAAAACCAATAAGCTGTCTGCCTTTTGGTGCGAGTGAAGCATCATAGTTACTGATAGGCATCGCCCAGTAGGGGTTGTCCTTGAACCAGATCTCAGACCCCATATAGCTGAACTCATCCATTACAGTATCCAGCCCGAGCCATGTAGTAAGGCTCTTTGTATGGACTACACCTTTGAGTTCATCCATGTAAGAGGCAGGCAGGCTTTCCGTCATTTTAGGCAGGTCTGTGACAAAACCCGTATGTATGACGGTATCTGCATAATATGTATCATCAGCCTCGACACCAACAGCTTTTCCGTCGGCGGTAAGTATCCGGCTCACCTCACATTCGGTTTTGATCTCAACACTTCTCGGAAGAGAGAAAAGCAGTGCATTAAGGAGTGCCTTGAGACCCTTACGGGGATAACCCTGGGAATAGCTTACACGGTTGGTGGCCAGCCTTCCAAGGGATGACACCGGTCTTGAAACCCTATCCATTCTTGCCTGCAGGGATGTATGCAGGTTCGTAGGTAGTACGGATTTGAGAGCCGGTTCCGTCTGAGGCTTCTCGTTATTCTTCATTATGCTTTCCATCTGTTCCTGCGGGACACTGTCCCTGACAAAGCTGCTGCCTGCCAGTATTCTCTGGGCGGATGTCTGTTTCATATCCTTGCCTGAAAGGAAATAGGAAATAGCATCCATGAAATCATATGTGTCCCTGGAAAGATTCCCTGGCATGGAATCATAGACCGACTGCTTTGAAAGGTCTATCCCGAAAGTGCATAATGTCAGTGCCTTTGTAATGGCCTGCGTAACCACTATCCTGTCCTTTTTGGGAAGTATGTCAAAAGTAACAAACTCCTTTACATTGGACGGTACCTTCACAAAGGAATCTTCTGTACGCACATAATAGTTACCATAATCCTCAAAGATCGGCACATAATCAAAATAGTTATCCATCAGCCTTCTCAGAGGACCAACTTCAAGATGTGTAATTGCATGGGCACCTGTGTCCACCTGGAAACCATCAACCATATAACTGTTACAGTTTCCACCCACAAATCTGTTCTTTTCAAGAACCAGCACCCTGTTACCGTGTTTGGACAGCGCCAGGGCCGAGAGCAGGCCGCTTATACCTGCACCCACAACTATTACATCATATTTTTCCATTTAATCCCCTCAAATTTTCTCATATGGAAAAATATGATGTAATAGTATATATTTGTTTTTACTCGAATATCTCGGGTACTATGCGCCTTGCAACTTCTTCGTATGCCTTGGAAAGATCACCCTTGTCAAAGCGGAATATATCCTTATCCATGGACTGTCCCGTACTTTTGTCCCAGAGCCTGCAGGTATCACATGATATCTCATCGGCCACCACGATCTCCCCGCCCTTTCTTCCGAACTCAAGTTTGAAATCCGGGAGAAGGAATCCTTTTTCATCAAGATATTTTACAAGGATATCGTTGATCTTGAGTGCCATTTCACGTATCTGTGCTATCTCCTCGTAAGTTGCTATACCAAGTGCTACTGTAATATCTTCGTTGAGCATCGGGTCACCATACTCATCGCTCTTGTAGTCCAGAACTATCACAGGTTTGTCAAAAACAGTTCCCTCTTCTATAGGATACTTGCGTGTTATGGAACCTGCTGCGATATTACGTGGTATTACTTCAATTGCTATTATCTCCACTGCATCCACAAGCATATCGGTATCGGATTCCATTTCAATATAATGGGTCTTGATACCTTCCTCTTCGAGCATCTCGAAGATCTTTCTGGATATCTGGGCGTTATAATAGCCTTTCTTTGCAGCCTCACTCTTTTTCTTGCCGTCGAATGCTGTCAGGCTGTCCCTGAACTGGGCAATAAGCTTAGCTGGATCATCTGTCTTGTAAATTGTTTTTGCTTTACCTGAATACAATTCTTCTCTTTTCATCGGCATCACTTCTCGACTAAGGCTTTTTTTGTTCTAATGCTTTATGCTGATATAGTATAATTATTTATGTTTTAACATATGTACTATAAATGCATACGAAATGTTATTATTTCAGTCATATGTGACTATTGAAGGTGATCTTATTGGACCAGGAACTTATGCGTATAGGTGTGTCACTTCCCGAAAACCTGCTTAGCAAATTTGACGCGATCATTGAGAAAAGAGGCTATTCTTCAAGATCGGAAGGCATAAGAGATGCTATCCGGAACTACATCACACACTACGAATGGATGAGCGATGTAAAAGGCAGGCGTGTGGGCACGATAACATTGATCTATGACCACACCAAGCGTGGTCTTTCAAGTGCCCTGACAGACATACAGCATGAATATGCGCACCTTATAAAGTCAGCTATCCACATCCATCTGGACCATGATAACTGCCTCGAGGTAGTGATCCTTGACGGAGAGGGTGAGGATGTTAAAGCCGTCGCCGAGAGGATCATGTCATTAAAGGGCGTTACCTACGTAAAGCTCAATACCGCACTCCCTGCCGAAACCTGAAGGACTACAATTGATCCTGTAATTTTTCACTGAAGGACGATTCCATCGTCCTTAAAAGGTTTTTACCAAAATCCGTTAAGCAGTATACCTGGAAATTCCTCTCTCTTTTTGATTCTACCAGGTTTGCGTCCTTGAGCATCTTCAGATGGTAGGATAGTGCCGAATGCTTGTAATCGGTAATCTCTACCAGAACACAGACACAGAGGTCGCTTACCTCAAGGGCTTTAAGTATATGTACCCTTACGGGATCAGACAACACTTTAAAAAGGGATACCAGCGAGCCTACGTCCTCTTGCATGGCTTCATGGACCTTTAAGGCCACATCATCAGGGAGGAAATATGGCTCAGGGCACTCCTGACTTGATTCTATTTTCATCTGCTTGACTATTGTCCCTGAGGGTTAATAAGTTTTGTAACCCTCATGAACATGTAAAAAAAAAGGGATGGATCAGTTCAGACCCTTTTCATTGAAGAATGGAGAGTACTTTTTGTCACTTTCCTGTATATGGTTCACAAGCCAGTTCTTGAGGAAATTGAGTAGATCGAAGCTCAGACCGGCCTTCCCGCTCTCATAATCTTTTTTGAAATCCCCGACCTGCTGGATAAATTTGTCATGTTCTTTTTTATGTGCCGCATATTCCGGATATTTGTACTGTACCATGTACTTTTCTTCAGTGGAGAAATGATATTGAGTATATTCAGCCATCTCATTAATTATTCCAAGGGCAACCTCCTTGCTCTTGGCATTCAGCATTGCATCATGCAGCTCATTGATCATGCGCACCAGATTCTTGTGCTGTTCATCGATTTCCTTTATGTTCATGCTGTATTTATCAGACCAGGTTACAAGTGCCATATTAAATCACAAATAAATATTGATATAAAAATATATAAATAAATTGGCAGCAAGTACCTGCTGCCCTTAGAGCACTGCAACCCGCTATTTCATTTAATACCCTTTGTTACAGCCTTGATCAGCTCGATCACAAGCATTGTGGAGAATGCAATTCCGATCGGCAGTATCCATTGCTGTGCTGTCAGGGGCACCAGCTCGAAAATATTGCTGAGGAACGGAATATACATTGCAGACAGCGTCAGCAGGAAGCTCACCGTTACACCTACCAGCATGATCTTATTTGTAAGAAAGCCCCTGCTGAATATGGATTTGTCAAGAGACCTGAACGCAAAGGGTACGAACAATATCATGCTGACCACTGTTGCGAAGGTTACTGTCCTTGCAAACTGCGTATTCTCGGCAGGATCGTTTAATACAAATACCAGCAGAGATGCCGAACCCATAACAAGAGCGTTGCTTATCATCAACACAAGGTTGCGTCTGTTGAGTATACTCTCATTCGGGTCCCTAGGGTCCCGGTCCATTATACCCTCTTCCGGAGGGTCCAGTCCCAGTCCTATGGACGGCATGATCTCACTGAACATATTGATGAACAGAATCTGCAAAGCCAGAAGCGGTATAAGTTCGTAACCAAGCAGGGTTATACCCAGGATAATCAGTATAACCTCGGTAAAGTTTCTTGAGATCAGATAGGTGGTGAACTTCTCGATGTTCTCGTAGATAGCCCTGCCTCTTCTTACAGCCTCCACGATTGTGGCGAAATTGTCATCCTGAAGCACCATCACACTGGACTCCTTGGCAACATCAGTACCCTTAATACCCATTGCAATACCTATATCGGCCTTCTTCAGCGCAGGAGCATCGTTCACACCGTCACCAGTCATGGCAGCTATATGTCCCTGTTTCTGAAGTGCCCCGACAATCCTGAGTTTCTGCTCGGGCATGGTCCTGGCATATATATTGATGTGGTCCACCAGTGCTTCGAACTCCTCATCATCCAGTTCGTCCAGTTCCTGCCCCGTAATAGCACAGTCTTCGACAATACGCATGACCTTTTCCCGGTCTTTGACCTCCACATGCTCAGGCAACCCACATTTGGTCTTGTAGTCAAAAAGACCTATACTACCGGCTATGGCCTTTGCGGTCTCCTGATTGTCACCTGTTATCATAACCACCCTTACCCCGGCCTTATGACTCGTTGCCACAGCTTCCTTTACTTCTTCGCGGGGAGGGTCTATCATCGCCACAAGTCCCAGGAAGGTCATGTGTTCTTCTATGGTTGCTTCGGAGGAGGTGTCCGGATCTTCCCTGTAGGCAACCGCCAGCACTCTGTAGGCAGAACTTGCAAACTCCAGGTTCTTATCCATTATCTGCCTGCGCATCTCATCGTCCAGAGAGACGATATCACCATCGATCTCGATGTCATCGCAGACTTCAATAACACTCTCTGGAGCACCTTTTGTGAACGAGACGGTTTCTCCTTCGTTCTCGTGTACTGTGGTCATCAACTTTCTTTCGGATGTGAACACGATTTCCTCGACCCTTGGGTAATCATCCTCAAGGTCGTCCTTCCAGAGGTCAGCCTTTGCAGCCACAACGGTGAGTGCTATCTCGGTAGGATCTCCCACAACGTCCCATTTGTCATCCCTCTTTTCCAGGGATGAGTTATTGCACAGTGCTATGGCCTTGAGCAATTTCAATGCAGTGGGATCTTGCTTTATTTCCCTATTCTTTTCATTCTCAAGGAACTCACCCTTTGGAGTATACCCGGAACCTGTGACCTCGATTATTTCCTCGTTGACCAGTATCCGTCCCACTGTCATCTCATTACGGGTCAGCGTCCCGGTCTTATCCGTACAGATGACATCCGTGGAACCAAGCGTCTCCACTCCCAGCATCTTCCGGATGATAGCGTTATGTTGTGCCAGGCGTCGCATACCAAAGGCAAGGGTCATTGTCATGGTCAGAGGCAGGCCTTCGGGTACTGCTCCCACTGCAAGTGCAATGGCTATCAGCAGCATCTCTTCAAGAGGCGCACCCTGGAGAACCCCGATGGCAAGTGCCAGAAGAGAGGCCACAAGTGCAAGACCGGCAAGGGTGCGAGACAACTTTGCTATCCTTTTCTGAAGGGGAGTCTCCTCTTCCTTCATCTGGATAAGACCTGCGATCTGACCAAGTTTTGTTTCCATACCGGTGTCAGTCACAACGCCCCTGCACTTTCCGTGAACTATCTGGGTACCGGCAAATATCTTATCTGATATACCTTTACCCACCGGCTGACTCTCACCTGTCAGGGCGGCCTCATCAAGTCTCAAAGCAACGCTTTCAAAGACCACAGCATCAGCAGGAACCCTGTCCCCGCTCTCCAGCATGAGTATATCACCCGGAACGACCTCTCTGCTCTTCACTTTGCGAGGTTTGCCTTCCCTTACCACAGTGGTCTCAGGCTGGACTATCCTCTGAAGAGACTCCATGGCTTTCTCAGCACGATACTCCTGGAAGAAACCGAGTATCACAACAATAGAAACGATTACCATTATGACCCAGAAGTTGATTATCTCATCAACCAGAAGAGAGAGAAATGCAGCCGCAATGAGTACCCAGATTATGAAGTTCTTGAACTGTCTTACAAGAATATCCCTTGCGGTGGTCTTTTTTGCCTCTTTGAGCTGGTTCATTCCGTATTTATCAAGACGTTCCCGTACCTGTTCTTCATTAAGTCCTTTTTCAGAACTGTCTACTTCTGTAAATACTTCATCAAGCTGATTTGAACCTTCGACCACCCGGGCTACCTCCCATTAAGCTATACAAGCTCTTACGTAATAAACTATATCTGTCACCCTTTACGTAAACTTTTGATATTTGCGGCAAAGCTGCCGGAGATATAGTTTTCATTTATTCTGCAGACATAAGAAGCAAATCCCATGCCTCTTTCGATGACCCTGTCCCACACGGATTCGGACATTCTTTGAGCTTTTGAGGGCGAAATATTTTCACATAGAAACTGGTAGACAATACCAGCATTGAAGTTGTCACCGGCACCGACGGTACTTGCCGTTTCAATTTCAGGAGTACTGTAATACTTTGATAGCTCCGGTGTGCGCAGACATACTCCATCCTTTCCCATGGTGTATATGAGACACATACAACCACTGTCCCGTACATAATCATAGGCATCATCGGCATTAACGAGTCCCTCCAAACTAATCATGTCCTCATGGGATGCCCTCACGATATCTGCATAAGCGATATTTTCCTGTACCATTTCTGCAGTATCTTCAGATGACATGCCATGAGATGGCCTGATATTGGGATCATATATTATGGAAGCACCTTTACTTTTTGCTTCATCAAGCAGGGTTTTTAGTTCGGGTCTGATCTCCCTGGAAACCGCGAGTATAGAACTGAACATGATGATATCCTCCGAAGAGAGATCACTTATCGTTTTCAGGCTTCTTGAAACGGGAAAGTCCTCATAGAAGCTGTATCTGGCATCATTCTCTACATTGAGAAAAGCAAGTGCCAGGGGAGATTTTCTGCCATTATAGATAGATATCAGTTCAGTGGAAACACTATTGTCTTTCAGGAACTGGCAGATAAGATGTCCTATATCGTCATCTGCAAACTCTGTTAAGAGGAATACTTCTGCCCCTGCTCTTCCCAGGGATACTGTGCTGTTGAGCATGGACCCGCCAGGACAGGCAGAGCGTACGCTTCCGGCCTCAAAAAGGATGTCCAGGAATGTCTCACTTATAGCAAAAACCCGGGATATGCTCTCACCTCGAACAGCGGCTGGTTACTGTTCCTTGATCTCTTTCAACGTACCTGTATAATAGACCGGTCTTCCCTCATCATTTCTAAAAATGCAGGTATTCTCCTGTACCCATTTAACCTGACCATCACCGGTCCTGATCCGGTACGTCTGGACGAAATCATAGGCTCCTTCCCTGGCGTTCTCCTGTAGTTCAAGCAGAGCCCCTGCAGCATCTTCCGGATCGATCATATCACCATATGCAAGTTTTCCGGAATGGAAATCCTCTGCACGGTATCCGAATTCAGAGATATTGTCCGAAATGAACTCTACCATTCCTCCCTCCCTGGCCTCACGAACAAAAGCAACCACAGGCATGTGGTTGACTAGCTTCTCAAGAGCCCTCACATACATTTCAGAGCCACGTATAGTATCCACAGGCTTTACTTTTTCGTCATAATTGTCTTCAAGGGATATCTGCTCCTCAAATTCTACCTCGTGCCTTGCCATACATCCGTCCCCCAATGGTTGGTAATATTGCACTATTTATTTTTCATGCTATAGCTTAAGTAATTACTGACCTGTATCCGCAGATACTGGCTCCTGCATGGAAGACATGATACTTTCCTTGTAACGGATGGCCCTTTCAAGCATGAAAGGAGACAATATGATCGATACTATCACCATGAGTACAATTGCCGAGAAAATTTCTTCCCGGATAACCCCGAGTTGCCTTCCAATACTGATGATTACAAGTTCCACACCTGCCCTTGGCATCATACCCACACCGAATATCAGACTGTCCACATTATCGAAACCTATCAGTTTTGTGCCCACAAAACCACCTATAAGCTTAGCAAGTAAAGCCATGACAACTACAGAGATAGCGAAAAGAACAGATGTGGCGTTTATAGCCATCTCGACTGAAAAACCGATAAAAGCAAAGAACAGGGGTGTGAACAGGCCGTAAGCCAGACCGTTGACCTCTTTCTGTATGACATCTATCTTTGCAAAGGGCAGGTCAGAAAGTATAACGCCTCCCAGAAAAGCCCCGATAGCCGGATGAAGTCCGAACACCTGGGACAGGTAGGCGCAGAAAAGAGCCACGATGATAACAAAGGAGAACAGGGATTCCCTTGTATGCATCTTCTGGATATAACCGAAAGCAAACGGCAGTATTTTTAATCCAAGTAACAGCATGATTATTATGAAAACTATGATCCTGAATGAAATACCCATAACAGAAGTTCCCGGAAGTAGCTGATTTGAGTTTGCCAGCGAAACTACGATGGAGAGAAGAAATATACCGATTATGTCATCGAATATGGTGGATGTAAGCATCAGTGAACCGGCTTTGCTGGAAAGGTAATCAGAATCTATAAGGGTTCTTATGACCACACTTATACTGGTCGGACTGAAGGCCACGGCCATGAAAAGACTTTCGATATATCCAAAACCAAAGATCCTTCCGATCAGGAATCCAAAGGAAAAAGATACGAATATCTGAAACACCGTTGGGATCAGGGCTTTTATAGAAGTATCTTCAAGATCCTTTAGATGTACTTCCCTGTATCCGGCGGTAAAAAGCAGGAAAATAGCCCCAAGCTCTGCAAAAAAACCAAAGACCTCCGTGTTTGTGGGCCTCAGTAAAAAGGCAAATATAAAACCAGCAGAAATTTCTCCTACAATTGAAAGAAGGCCCAGTCTTTCTGTGGCCTCACCGAGTAACCTTGCAAACAGAAGTATCAGCAATATCTGAAAAAGGACTTCCATTCATCAGTTGCTCCGTAAGCTGCATATCTTTTTTATCAGATCCAACCTGGAGACCACTCCCAGGAGCTTGTTGCCGTTGACAACACATATGCGTTCAAGATGGTGTTTCATCATAAGATCTGCAACATCACACAAATCCGTTTTGTGATCGACAGTTAGCGGGTGATCTACCATCATTTTTTCAGCAGTCTCACTTAAAGATCTTACAGCCATAAGATGAGTGTGGTTGTTTCGGGGGATCCTCTCAAAAAAGAGAAATTCAAGTACATTACCCGGATCTATGGTTCCAACAAGGTTTCTTCTCTTATCGACAACCGGATAAATATGATATGAGTATTCCAGCATCACTTTGATGATACTTTCAATAGTGTCGTCCTCCCTGAAACTCACAGGGTCCCTGGACATGATCTCACTTACGGATATGTTTTTACACTGATCGGAAAGCTTCGAGCTGTCCCGGGAGGAAATTCGTTCTTCAGCATCATCCTGCATTTAAATCACCTTTATCTGTTGATCAAATGTTTTCAAGAAAAATATCCGTGAATTGGCTAAAAAAGAAGAAAAAAGGTGTCTGTCCTCACGCAAATGCGCGGAGGATTTTATTTAATATAGAGTCCGCACTTGCAGGCACCACGGTTTTCAACATCTCTTGCCCTTGCGGCACACGGACAGATGATCTTCTTGTCCTTTTCCTTGTCACCGGTTCTTTTCTGACAGAAGCAGTACCATTCTCCGTATTGTTTCTTATTGTTGGCGATGCCCTTTACCGCTGTGGTGATCACATCCCAGTCAGTGTTGAGCTTGTACCCTGTTTGCTCTGCATTTTTCTTAGACCTTTCATAGAATTCAGATTCAAGTTCACCTTCGAATTTCATTTTTACCACTTCTGTTTAACTAAACCACGTCTGTTTTATTTACACAAATTAAACTGTTCGCATGGATTTAATATTTTGCCTCTTCCTTAGCTAATTCTGCGAGTTTCTGTCCGACAGCCTTGCAGTCCTCAAGATCTTCCTCGAATGGACGGAATTTAACCTGAAGACTTTCCACAGGCATTTCAAATCTTGCGGATTCCAGCTCCTTTTCCATACCCTTAACAGCTCCTCCTCCCCATCCGTAGGAACCGAACAGGAAGAACTTCTTGCCCTTTGGCCGGAGTCCCGTCATATATGTGAGAAAACCGGAGATCGTATAGAACATCTTATTGTTCATTGTAGGCGATCCGATGGCAATAACGGGAGACTCCATGACCTCTTTCATGGTCATGCTCCAGTCATTCTTTCTAAGATGGCGCAGCCTGACCTCCACACCTGCGGAACGTACACCCTCTACTATTTCCTTTGCCATCTTCTCGGTACTGCCCCACATGGTATCATACAGGACCAATACCTTCTCCGAAGTTTCTCCCTTTGCCCATCGTCCATAAGCTTCTATAACCTTTGCCGGGTCTTTCCGCCATATGACTCCGTGGGCAGGTGCTATCATTATATCCGTACCGATACCCAGTTCACCCAGCTTGTCAACATACTTCAGGATCTGGGAGCTGAAAGGAAGCAGTATATTGGCATAGTAGATGGCAGCATCTTCCATCACATCCTCTACCTCATCATCAAAACGCTTTGATGTGGCGATATGCTGACCGAAGGCATCATTGGAGAATAGGATCTTATCCTCCTTGACATATGTCTGCATACTGTCCGGCCAGTGAAGCATGGTGGCCTCAATGAACATCAATGTCCGCTTTCCAAGGCTCAGCTCATCTCCCGTGCCTACGACCTGCAGGTCCCAGTCATCAAATCCTTCTTCCTTATAATACTCATAAAGACCTGTTTTGCCCTTGGATGATGCAAATAATTTCGCATCAGGTGCAATCTCCATTATTCTGGATATGGAACTGGAATGATCCATTTCAACATGGTTCGAGATAACATAGTCGATCTTTGACGGATCAACTATCTGGCTTATGCGCTTTAGCATTTCTTCTGCAAAGGGCGCCTTTACCGTATCTATCAATGCGATCTTCTCGTCAATCACCAGGTATGCATTGTAGCTTCCACCCTTGGGAGTCTCATAACCATGGAAATCACGCAGGTTCCAGTCTACAACACCCACCCAGTAGATACCTTCGGCCACTTTCAATGGCTCATAATCGTCCATAGGAATCCCCTACTCATGTCTGCATTCTGAACTGGGTTGCGTAGTCAAGGAGCTCTTCAATTATCCTGTAATGGCTCCTCTCCACATCTTCCATGTTTTCGAAGAATTCTTTCTGTTCCTGATCGGTGGCTTTCTTTGCAAGCTCTTCGTAGAAGAATTCGCTCTTGTGTTCGAATCTGAGCGCGCCGAGCAACACTCCCACCTCTTCGAGTGTTTTATCTGAGAACTCCTCCCTGAAAGAAGCCTTGAAGTCAGGATACTCAAACTCAACAACAGGTGCTTTCTTGCTTTCCCTGTACTGCCTCAGGTATTCGGCATGTTTTTTCTCTTCGTCAGCAAGGAACTTGTACAGGCTCTTACCAGTCTCATGCTCCATACTTGAAGCCCTTTCGAGGTAGTACTCCCTTCCTTCTTCCTCCAGTTCAATTGCCATGGCAATTGCTTCATCTATCGATTCCAGCCTGTCGAGTTTCTCTGCTATTTCATGTAGAACATCTTTCATATTAATACCCCTGACAAATTA
The window above is part of the Methanolobus zinderi genome. Proteins encoded here:
- a CDS encoding ferritin family protein; translation: MKDVLHEIAEKLDRLESIDEAIAMAIELEEEGREYYLERASSMEHETGKSLYKFLADEEKKHAEYLRQYRESKKAPVVEFEYPDFKASFREEFSDKTLEEVGVLLGALRFEHKSEFFYEELAKKATDQEQKEFFENMEDVERSHYRIIEELLDYATQFRMQT
- a CDS encoding FprA family A-type flavoprotein, yielding MDDYEPLKVAEGIYWVGVVDWNLRDFHGYETPKGGSYNAYLVIDEKIALIDTVKAPFAEEMLKRISQIVDPSKIDYVISNHVEMDHSSSISRIMEIAPDAKLFASSKGKTGLYEYYKEEGFDDWDLQVVGTGDELSLGKRTLMFIEATMLHWPDSMQTYVKEDKILFSNDAFGQHIATSKRFDDEVEDVMEDAAIYYANILLPFSSQILKYVDKLGELGIGTDIMIAPAHGVIWRKDPAKVIEAYGRWAKGETSEKVLVLYDTMWGSTEKMAKEIVEGVRSAGVEVRLRHLRKNDWSMTMKEVMESPVIAIGSPTMNNKMFYTISGFLTYMTGLRPKGKKFFLFGSYGWGGGAVKGMEKELESARFEMPVESLQVKFRPFEEDLEDCKAVGQKLAELAKEEAKY